A region of Micromonospora chokoriensis DNA encodes the following proteins:
- a CDS encoding amidohydrolase family protein — translation MTGGQGPRRAGIVDAHHHLWVRARHPQTWIDPVTMAAIDADFEPADLAPPAQAAGVTATVVVQSIASEAETADLLGIAAGDTLVRGVVGWVDLTATDVVARIDRLRAAPGGDRLVGIRHLVQSETDPAYLDRPDVRRGIAAVGAAGLVYDLLVRQHQLPMAARLARDLPEVNFVLDHLGKPALGRPEMAEWTRGLRALADAPNTTAKLSGLVTEVDRSPWTPGDLRPAVEAALDTFGPDRLMYGSDWPVCLLASSYARWVEALAELLSGHDETDQASIWADTARRVYGLEAS, via the coding sequence ATGACCGGCGGGCAGGGGCCTCGGCGAGCCGGAATCGTCGACGCGCACCACCACCTCTGGGTCCGCGCACGGCACCCCCAGACGTGGATCGACCCGGTGACGATGGCGGCCATCGACGCCGACTTCGAACCCGCCGACCTCGCGCCGCCGGCCCAGGCGGCCGGGGTCACCGCGACGGTGGTGGTGCAGTCCATCGCCTCCGAGGCCGAGACGGCGGACCTGCTGGGCATCGCGGCCGGGGACACCCTCGTCCGCGGGGTCGTCGGCTGGGTGGACCTGACCGCCACCGACGTCGTCGCCCGCATCGACCGCCTGCGGGCCGCACCGGGCGGGGACCGCCTCGTCGGCATCCGTCACCTCGTGCAGAGCGAGACCGACCCGGCGTACCTGGACCGTCCGGACGTCCGGCGGGGGATCGCCGCGGTGGGCGCGGCGGGCCTGGTGTACGACCTGCTGGTCCGCCAGCACCAGCTGCCCATGGCCGCGCGCCTGGCGCGCGACCTGCCCGAGGTGAACTTCGTCCTCGACCACCTGGGCAAGCCCGCGCTGGGGCGTCCGGAGATGGCGGAGTGGACCCGCGGCCTACGGGCGCTGGCGGACGCGCCCAACACGACGGCGAAGCTCTCCGGTCTGGTGACCGAGGTCGACCGGTCGCCCTGGACGCCGGGAGACCTCCGACCGGCCGTCGAGGCCGCGCTCGACACGTTCGGACCGGACCGACTGATGTACGGCTCGGACTGGCCGGTCTGCCTGCTCGCCAGCTCGTACGCCCGGTGGGTCGAGGCGCTGGCGGAGTTGCTGAGCGGCCACGACGAGACCGATCAGGCATCGATCTGGGCCGACACGGCACGCCGCGTCTACGGGCTGGAGGCGTCGTGA
- a CDS encoding SDR family NAD(P)-dependent oxidoreductase translates to MTALFDLSGKTAVVTGARRGIGLAMAEALALAGADIVGVSAQLEASGSEVEARVQAAGRRFTALRVDLGDRAAVHGLARDLTALGPIDILVNNGGTIARTPAAEHPDEMWDQVIEVNLSSQFVLSREIGRTMVERGQGKIIFTASLLSFQGGITVPGYAASKSGVAGLTKALANEWAAHGVNVNAIAPGYIATDNTQALRDDPDRNQAILGRIPAARWGRADDLGGATVFLASAASDYVNGIVLPVDGGWLGR, encoded by the coding sequence GTGACCGCGCTGTTCGACCTGTCCGGTAAGACCGCGGTGGTCACCGGGGCCCGGCGTGGCATCGGCCTCGCCATGGCCGAGGCCCTGGCCCTGGCCGGTGCTGACATCGTCGGCGTCTCCGCCCAGCTCGAAGCCAGCGGCAGCGAGGTCGAAGCCCGCGTGCAGGCCGCCGGCCGACGGTTCACCGCGCTGCGGGTCGACCTCGGCGACCGGGCCGCCGTGCACGGCCTGGCCCGGGACCTCACCGCTCTCGGGCCCATCGACATCCTCGTGAACAACGGTGGCACGATCGCCCGTACTCCGGCCGCGGAGCACCCGGACGAGATGTGGGACCAGGTCATCGAGGTGAACCTCAGCAGCCAGTTCGTCCTGAGTCGGGAGATCGGCCGGACGATGGTCGAGCGCGGCCAAGGCAAGATCATCTTCACGGCGTCGCTGCTGAGTTTCCAGGGCGGCATCACCGTCCCCGGCTACGCCGCGTCGAAGTCGGGCGTCGCCGGCCTCACCAAGGCGCTGGCCAACGAGTGGGCCGCCCACGGGGTGAACGTCAACGCCATCGCACCCGGTTACATCGCCACCGACAACACCCAGGCGCTGCGCGACGATCCCGACCGCAACCAGGCGATCCTCGGTCGGATCCCCGCCGCCCGCTGGGGCCGCGCCGACGATCTCGGGGGCGCCACCGTGTTCCTGGCGTCGGCCGCGTCCGACTACGTCAACGGGATCGTGCTGCCCGTCGACGGCGGTTGGCTGGGCCGATGA